Proteins encoded within one genomic window of Companilactobacillus zhachilii:
- a CDS encoding Cof-type HAD-IIB family hydrolase, whose translation MIKHIFSDMDGTLLQSNCKISENTIKTIKESQIPFTLVSARSPQEMVESIADLELHEPQIAFNGGLIFQQTPNGKKVLQETPINPEGIKQVLTILRQDFPDISCSLYDLENWYIEKVDKGIEYEAQVCDFDPVIVDFVSLLKQTDLKIFKIMLISFDDAEMKALNEKLQHLNKAGLAVTQSARNYLEITDNLAKKSRGVQYIQELEELAKDDLAAFGDGYNDLVMLKQVGTPIVMDNALPGVKEYAKYVTKDNDNDGVAYGILNYLTDK comes from the coding sequence TTGATCAAACATATCTTTTCTGACATGGATGGGACCTTGTTACAAAGCAACTGTAAAATTAGTGAAAATACTATCAAGACAATTAAGGAAAGCCAAATTCCGTTTACATTGGTTTCGGCTCGCTCACCACAAGAAATGGTTGAATCCATTGCTGACCTTGAATTACATGAACCTCAAATAGCTTTCAATGGTGGCCTGATTTTTCAACAAACACCAAATGGTAAGAAAGTTTTACAGGAAACTCCAATTAATCCAGAGGGCATTAAACAAGTCCTGACGATTCTGAGACAAGATTTTCCGGACATTAGCTGTTCTTTGTATGATTTGGAGAATTGGTACATTGAAAAAGTCGATAAGGGTATTGAATATGAAGCACAGGTTTGTGATTTCGACCCAGTTATTGTTGATTTTGTTTCTTTACTAAAACAGACTGACTTAAAAATTTTTAAAATTATGCTGATTTCGTTTGATGATGCAGAAATGAAAGCATTAAATGAAAAACTACAACATCTAAATAAGGCTGGACTCGCAGTCACGCAATCAGCAAGAAATTATTTGGAAATTACAGATAATTTAGCCAAAAAATCCCGTGGGGTTCAGTATATTCAAGAGTTGGAAGAATTGGCCAAAGATGATTTAGCAGCTTTTGGTGATGGTTATAACGATTTAGTCATGCTAAAGCAAGTTGGTACACCAATTGTGATGGATAACGCTCTGCCAGGTGTTAAAGAATACGCTAAATATGTAACGAAAGATAATGATAACGACGGAGTGGCATACGGGATTTTGAATTATTTAACAGATAAGTGA
- a CDS encoding GRP family sugar transporter: MNILIALIPALGWGFMPIITGKVGGSPVNQMFGIGAGATIVGLISFLVTQPSVSAQAFWFSVLCGALWTIGQIGQFISFKRIGVSGTVPLSTVFQLVGNSIIGMLIFGDWAGAQAKVIGIIALAIVVVGALLTSVSDSTDGQKMQLKDALFLLCTTVGFWIYSSFPNMPIVKAESSTGIFLPEMLGILLGSIIYALFTDKNSFKQKEQYQNIIAGVAWGIAAFAYIFSAKANGNTSAFIWTQLNVVIGTFGGIFVLHERKSRHELTFTILGIVLIVVGSVATSFA; the protein is encoded by the coding sequence ATGAATATTTTAATTGCTTTAATTCCAGCGCTTGGTTGGGGCTTTATGCCAATCATTACTGGAAAAGTTGGGGGATCCCCAGTTAACCAAATGTTCGGTATCGGTGCCGGTGCCACCATTGTTGGGTTAATTTCATTCCTCGTTACACAACCGAGTGTAAGCGCTCAAGCCTTTTGGTTCTCAGTTCTTTGTGGCGCTTTGTGGACAATCGGACAAATTGGACAATTTATTTCTTTCAAGCGTATTGGCGTTTCAGGAACAGTTCCATTATCAACTGTCTTTCAATTAGTTGGTAATTCGATTATCGGGATGTTGATTTTCGGTGATTGGGCAGGTGCACAAGCCAAGGTTATCGGAATCATTGCTTTAGCTATTGTTGTAGTAGGTGCATTGTTGACCTCAGTATCTGATAGTACTGATGGTCAAAAGATGCAATTAAAAGATGCCCTCTTCCTATTATGTACAACCGTAGGTTTTTGGATCTACTCATCATTTCCAAATATGCCAATTGTTAAGGCAGAAAGTTCAACTGGAATTTTTCTACCTGAAATGTTAGGAATCTTATTAGGATCAATTATTTACGCTTTATTTACCGATAAGAATTCATTTAAACAAAAAGAACAATATCAAAATATTATTGCCGGTGTTGCTTGGGGAATCGCTGCTTTTGCTTACATTTTCTCAGCTAAGGCAAACGGTAATACATCAGCTTTCATTTGGACACAACTAAACGTAGTGATCGGAACATTTGGTGGTATTTTCGTACTTCATGAACGTAAGAGCCGCCACGAACTAACCTTTACGATTTTGGGAATTGTCCTTATCGTCGTTGGTAGTGTTGCTACGTCATTTGCATAG